A single window of Pyxidicoccus xibeiensis DNA harbors:
- a CDS encoding metallopeptidase TldD-related protein produces MGATRDSGSGEGQAAQAILSGPRALSGAARAALEDFGRQHTHSDAELFLSASQRLTLEYEPGTRTSAASHGLAVSAAARVWAGERYGFAAGPVGATPDLRRLLELAQGRAAAGAAGASLPPPPVPAPAGPSPSGLPDLSVHAARQQAERLAREVVPPGVIVQALVLTWRATESALLRSGGGETAQVEVGGEAFLRCETARGAVVDAVALPPGEADADLAPLRARLAEAVSALEGPAEAADLTLPLVLRPAVAAPLVAGLSWLLQGDVAAATPALARAVGRKVFPSVLSVDDDPVRPRGVSSRLFDDEGRTVRALRLVDEGRLLGFLHSGETAARLGAEPNGRGLRDGAAPPAPSALGFFVVPRGDALPAHYMELVARVETFTTMPRPGRVCLIAGGWEVRDGQRVRRVAPVELDLPVLETFRALLGVGADLTFFPTAGGCGAPSLLLPPRAS; encoded by the coding sequence AGCACACCCACTCGGACGCGGAGCTCTTCCTCTCCGCGAGCCAACGCCTGACGCTGGAGTACGAGCCGGGCACGCGCACCTCCGCCGCCAGCCACGGCCTTGCCGTCTCGGCGGCGGCGCGGGTGTGGGCAGGGGAGCGGTATGGCTTCGCGGCGGGGCCCGTGGGCGCCACGCCGGACCTCCGGAGGCTGCTGGAGCTCGCGCAAGGTCGCGCCGCCGCAGGAGCCGCGGGAGCGAGCCTCCCGCCTCCACCCGTGCCAGCTCCGGCGGGCCCGAGTCCCTCGGGGTTGCCCGACCTCTCGGTGCACGCGGCAAGACAACAGGCCGAGCGCCTTGCCCGCGAGGTGGTTCCGCCCGGCGTCATCGTGCAGGCGCTGGTGCTCACGTGGCGCGCCACGGAGTCCGCACTGCTGCGAAGCGGAGGAGGGGAGACCGCGCAGGTCGAGGTCGGCGGCGAGGCCTTCCTGCGCTGCGAGACGGCGCGTGGTGCCGTGGTGGATGCCGTGGCGCTGCCACCCGGAGAAGCCGACGCGGACCTGGCTCCGCTGCGTGCGCGACTGGCGGAGGCCGTCTCCGCGCTGGAGGGGCCCGCGGAAGCCGCGGACCTCACGCTTCCCCTGGTGCTGCGTCCGGCCGTGGCGGCTCCGCTCGTCGCGGGCCTGTCCTGGCTGCTCCAGGGCGACGTGGCCGCCGCGACTCCAGCCCTGGCACGTGCCGTGGGCCGCAAGGTGTTTCCCTCGGTGCTGTCCGTGGACGACGACCCGGTGCGCCCGCGAGGCGTCTCGAGCCGGCTGTTCGACGACGAGGGCCGGACCGTGCGCGCACTGCGGCTGGTCGACGAGGGCCGGCTGCTGGGCTTCCTCCACTCGGGCGAGACGGCGGCCCGGCTGGGGGCGGAGCCCAACGGCCGGGGCCTGCGCGACGGCGCCGCACCGCCCGCACCCTCGGCGCTCGGCTTCTTCGTCGTCCCGCGCGGCGACGCGCTGCCCGCGCACTACATGGAGCTGGTGGCACGCGTGGAGACCTTCACGACGATGCCCCGCCCCGGACGCGTCTGCCTCATCGCCGGTGGCTGGGAGGTGCGGGACGGGCAGCGGGTGCGGCGGGTGGCGCCGGTGGAGCTGGACCTGCCCGTGCTGGAGACCTTCCGCGCGCTCCTGGGCGTGGGGGCGGACCTGACGTTCTTCCCCACCGCGGGCGGCTGCGGAGCGCCGTCGCTCCTCCTGCCGCCTCGCGCAAGCTGA